From a region of the Zonotrichia albicollis isolate bZonAlb1 chromosome 5, bZonAlb1.hap1, whole genome shotgun sequence genome:
- the NOP14 gene encoding nucleolar protein 14, translating to MGKATKRKKKASVPSTAKGPVKSAMAVVKSNPFEVKVNRQKFDILGRKTKNDVGLPGVSRSKAIKKRNQTLLKEYKEREKTNVFKDKRFGEYNTKITPEEKMIRRFTLERQQNYGKKNIYNLNEDEELTHYGQSLAEIEKLNDIVDNDSDTEERGTLSAELTAAHFGGGGGLLRKKVSSEQQDEEEEKPKSRKELIEEMIARSKQEKQERQTRRESALELTEKLDKDWKEIQTLIAHKAPKSERKDKEVEKPKPDEYDMIVRELGFEMKAKPSERLKTEEELAKEEQARLQKLEADRLRRMRGIDEEANQKRPSHMSADDLADGFILDKDDRRLLSYKDGKINIENEEEKGEEGEEEEEEEGEEGDNEDEEESQEESASEDEEDDAADGHSDLESDLESEGEAAENKEEKKPEANENKSQNVEKLDSKREAAKSELPYTFTVPESYETFKSLLAGRTIEQQLIILERIQKCNHPSLAVGNKAKLEKLFGFLLEYIGELATLDLPELRTIDKLVLPLYNLCQMFPEAASDSVRFILRDAAHDLEEIIEVKGRATLPALDTLIYLKIVSLLFPTSDFWHPVVTPAFIYMSQLLTKCRITTLQDVIKGLFICCLFLEYVSLSRRFVPELINFLLGVLHISLPKSQAQGYTVVHPFTPVGKNLELLLVCDKEDLKSWEKQSVPLSIVTRLKEASRTEINHTRLSCLALCFDLIKKCAALYESLPSFHEIMHPVRILLTKHMPVNEYPEKMQEWYHSALKELENKVKHYTPLVCEKKKPVPLKQYTPKIVKVLEFGRKQAGSKKEQERKQLIQRHKRELKGAIREIRKDNQYLARMQLSEIMERDAARKRKVKELLGSLATQEGEWKAMKRKKWNN from the exons ATGGGGAAGGCGACGAAGCGGAAGAAAAAGGCGTCAGTGCCTTCCACTGCAAAGGGCCCCGTGAAGTCGGCCATGGCCGTGGTCAAGAGCAACCCTTTTGAGGTGAAAGTCAACAGGCAGAAGTTTGACATCCTGGGGAGGAAGACCAAAAATGATGTGGGGCTGCCGGGTGTCTCACGGTCCAAGGCCATCAAGAAG CGCAATCAAACATTACTGAAAGAatataaagaaagagaaaagacaaaTGTGTTCAAAGATAAACGTTTTGGTGAGTATAACACCAAAATCACTCCTGAGGAAAAGATGATCAGGCGATTCACTCTGGAAAGACAG cAAAATTATGGAAAGAAGAATATCTATAATCTTAATGAAGATGAGGAATTGACTCACTATGGCCAATCTTTGGCAGAAATTGAAAAACTAAATGATATTGTTGATAatgacagtgacacagaagaAAGAGGAACACTTTCAG ctGAATTAACTGCTGCTCACTTTGGAGGGGGTGGAGGCCTCCTTCGTAAAAAAGTATCAAGTGAGCAGCAAGACGAAGAAGAGGAAAAGCCTAAGTCTAGGAAAGAGCTCATTGAAGAGATGATAGCCAGATCTAAACAAGAAAAG cAAGAGAGGCAAACCCGGAGAGAAAGTGCCTTAGAACTGACAGAAAAACTTGACAAAGACTGGAAGGAAATCCAAACCCTTATTGCCCACAAAGCCCCAAAGTCAgagaggaaggacaaggaagtAGAAAAACCCAAG CCTGATGAATACGATATGATTGTTCGAGAACTTGGATTTGAGATGAAAGCAAAACCTTCAGAAAGGCTGAAGACAGAAGAAGAATTGGCCAAAGAGGAGCAGGCCAGACTCCAGAAGCTCGAG GCAGATCGATTACGTCGCATGCGTGGCATAGATGAAGAGGCAAATCAGAAGAGACCCAGCCACATGTCAGCTGATGATCTAGCTGATGGCTTTATCCTGGACAAGGATGACAGACGTTTATTGTCTTACAAG GATGGAAAAATTAATATTGAAAatgaggaggagaaaggggaggagggagaggaagaagaagaggaggaaggagaggaaggagataATGAGGATGAAGAGGAAAGTCAAGAAGAATCTGCAAGtgaagatgaggaggatgatGCTGCAGATGGCCACTCTGATCTTGAATCTGATCTTGAGAGtgaaggagaagctgcagagaacaaagaagagaagaaacctgaggcaaatgaaaataaatcacagaatgTGGAGAAATTAGATTCAAAGAGAGAAGCTGCCAAATCAGAGCTTCCCTATACATTTACTG TTCCTGAGTCCTACGAGACATTTAAGTCTTTATTGGCTGGAAGAACAATAGAACAACAGCTTATTATACTGGAGAGGATTCAGAAATGCAATCATCCAAGCCTTGCAGTGGGAAACAAAGCAAAGTTGGAA AAATTGTTTGGCTTCCTTTTGGAATATATTGGAGAGTTGGCAACTCTGGATTTACCAGAGCTCAGAACAATTGACAAACTGGTCCT GCCACTGTACAATCTTTGCCAGATGTTTCCTGAGGCAGCCAGTGACAGTGTCAGGTTTATCCTTCGAGACGCTGCCCACGATCTGGAAGAAATAATTGAAGTCAAAGGCCGTGCAACACTTCCAGCCTTAGACACG cttatttatttgaaaattgtATCTCTGCTGTTTCCAACTTCTGACTTCTGGCACCCAGTTGTAACACCTGCTTTTATATACATGAGTCAGCTGCTTACTAAG tgTCGCATTACAACATTGCAAGATGTTATTAAAGGGTTGTTTATATGCTGCTTGTTCCTGGAATATGTCTCTCTCTCCAGAAGATTTGTACCAGAACTCATCAATTTCCTTCTTGGAGTACTTCACATCTCTCTACCCAAAAGCCAGGCCCAGG GCTATACTGTAGTGCATCCATTTACACCAGTGGGGAAAAATCTAGAATTGCTGTTGGTGTGTGATAAGGAGGATCTGAAAAGCTGGGAGAAGCAAAGTGTGCCATTGAGTATTGTGACTAGATTAAAGGAAGCCAGCAGAACAGAGATAAATCATACCAG GTTATCATGTCTAGCCCTATGTTTTGACCTTATTAAAAAATGTGCAGCTCTCTATGAATCTTTACCATCATTCCATGAAATAATGCATCCTGTCAGAATACTCCTTACAAAACATATGCCAGTTAATGAATATCCTGAAAAAATGCAG GAATGGTATCACAGTGCTCTGAAAGAGCTGGAGAACAAAGTAAAACACTATACCCCACTGGTATGTGAGAAAAAGAAGCCAGTGCCATTGAAACAGTATACTCCTAAAATTGTGAAAGT CTTAGAGTTTGGAAGAAAGCAGGCAGGCAGCAAGAAGGAGcaagaaaggaagcagctgatCCAGAGGCACAAACGTGAACTTAAAGGAGCCATCCGTGAGATTCGGAAGGATAACCAGTACCTGGCTAGGATGCAGCTGTCAGAAATCATGGAGAG AGATGcagccagaaaaagaaaagtgaaagagCTTCTTGGTAGCCTTGCTACACAGGAAGGTGAATGGAaagcaatgaaaaggaaaaaatggaataatTAA